A DNA window from Delphinus delphis chromosome 6, mDelDel1.2, whole genome shotgun sequence contains the following coding sequences:
- the CKS2 gene encoding cyclin-dependent kinases regulatory subunit 2 yields the protein MAHKQIYYSDKYFDEHYEYRHVMLPRELSKQVPKTHLMSEEEWRRLGVQQSLGWVHYMIHEPEPHILLFRRPLPKDQQK from the exons ATGGCCCATAAGCAGATCTACTACTCGGACAAGTACTTCGATGAGCACTACGAGTACCG GCATGTCATGTTACCCAGAGAACTTTCCAAACAAGTACCCAAAACCCATCTGATGTCTGAAGAGGAGTGGAGGAGACTTGGTGTCCAACAGAGTCTAGGCTGGGTTCATTACATGATTCATGAGCCAG AACCACACATTCTTCTCTTTAGACGACCTCTACCAAAAGATCAACAAAAATGA